In one Candidatus Nanopelagicus limnes genomic region, the following are encoded:
- the pseI gene encoding pseudaminic acid synthase, with product MKLVTQKPLFIAEISANHLGDFERAKKLVTAAIGAGATAVKFQTYTAATMTLDLNTPEFRISDDHALWGGKKLYSLYESAHTPWEWHEDLFNLCRERSVIPFSSPFDSTAVDFLESLGAPMYKIASMETGDHKLIRRVAETGKPLIISTGATELEEIDELVEVVRKTGNSNLTLLVCTSSYPAKPADAHIFRMKLLRDRFGVKVGLSDHTLGIGVSIAAIALGAVAIEKHITIKRSDGGPDGAFSMEPHEFKQLVEEGTSAALSLGSENWSMQESERESRRIRRSLYVVKDVQAGETVTEQNIRAIRPGGGIKPKYLPNLIGRKFLKEVPAGTPLDFLFIE from the coding sequence TTGAAACTAGTTACACAGAAGCCCTTATTTATAGCTGAGATTTCTGCTAACCATCTTGGAGATTTTGAACGAGCCAAGAAATTGGTAACTGCAGCCATCGGCGCAGGAGCCACTGCGGTAAAATTCCAAACTTATACTGCTGCAACCATGACTTTGGATTTGAATACTCCAGAATTTAGAATTTCGGATGACCACGCTCTTTGGGGCGGAAAGAAACTCTATTCGCTTTACGAAAGTGCGCATACACCCTGGGAGTGGCACGAAGATTTGTTTAACTTGTGTAGGGAAAGAAGTGTTATTCCATTTAGTTCCCCCTTTGATTCAACGGCTGTTGACTTTCTTGAATCTTTGGGTGCACCCATGTACAAGATCGCATCAATGGAGACTGGCGACCACAAATTGATAAGAAGGGTGGCAGAAACTGGAAAGCCACTGATAATTTCCACTGGAGCGACTGAATTAGAAGAGATTGATGAGTTAGTCGAAGTTGTGAGAAAAACTGGCAATTCAAACTTGACTCTATTAGTATGTACGAGTTCTTATCCGGCGAAACCAGCCGATGCGCACATTTTTCGAATGAAATTGTTAAGAGATAGATTCGGAGTAAAAGTTGGTCTTTCTGATCACACTTTAGGCATTGGCGTGAGCATTGCTGCAATAGCCCTTGGGGCAGTGGCTATTGAAAAACACATAACAATTAAGAGAAGTGATGGAGGGCCGGATGGAGCATTCTCGATGGAGCCTCACGAATTCAAACAATTGGTTGAAGAGGGAACTTCGGCTGCATTATCTCTTGGTTCAGAAAACTGGAGTATGCAAGAATCTGAAAGGGAATCTAGAAGAATAAGGCGATCTTTATATGTAGTTAAGGATGTACAAGCTGGAGAGACTGTTACTGAACAGAATATCCGCGCTATTCGTCCAGGAGGTGGAATAAAACCGAAGTACCTACCTAACTTAATTGGAAGAAAATTTCTTAAAGAAGTTCCTGCTGGAACTCCGCTAGATTTCCTCTTTATCGAATAA
- a CDS encoding glycosyltransferase family A protein, whose product MEIISNPIVFIGMPVYNSENTIRQTLESIVCQDYDEWKLLISDNFSTDLTREICQEFVELDDRITLHQQSENIGAWNNFIFVLEKSEGPYFKFQAADDVLSRDYLKSNVLELEVDSSILGSSSPDCWDWEYEEQKSPVIFELRGSQRYRLRTLRENCWRSNGLFYAIYRTNEIRNVITKEIFASKIAILDWLILARLVKAGNINRSKSGLMILGSNGASNSKELAWFNQLTSFRSKIFPYWGFFRLLKKSSGKLLIGASVEVLFWIIEMQLAHTKGLLWLILKKSGKGINTQ is encoded by the coding sequence GTGGAGATTATTTCTAATCCGATAGTATTTATTGGAATGCCTGTATATAACAGCGAAAATACCATTAGACAAACACTCGAATCTATTGTGTGTCAAGATTATGATGAATGGAAATTGTTAATTTCAGATAACTTTTCGACTGATTTAACTCGTGAAATCTGTCAAGAATTTGTGGAGCTAGATGATCGAATAACTCTTCACCAACAATCTGAAAACATTGGTGCATGGAATAATTTCATTTTTGTTCTAGAAAAATCTGAGGGGCCATATTTTAAATTTCAAGCAGCTGACGATGTACTGAGTCGGGATTATTTAAAATCAAATGTTCTTGAGCTAGAAGTGGATAGTTCTATATTGGGGTCGTCATCTCCAGATTGCTGGGACTGGGAGTACGAGGAACAAAAAAGTCCAGTTATTTTTGAATTAAGAGGAAGCCAACGTTATCGGCTAAGAACCCTGAGAGAGAATTGCTGGCGATCGAATGGTTTATTTTACGCAATCTACAGAACGAACGAAATTCGTAATGTAATCACCAAAGAGATCTTTGCAAGCAAAATTGCAATATTGGATTGGCTTATCTTGGCCAGACTTGTCAAGGCTGGAAACATAAATAGAAGTAAGTCAGGCCTAATGATCTTGGGATCAAATGGTGCGTCAAATTCAAAAGAACTAGCCTGGTTTAATCAGTTGACAAGTTTTCGTAGCAAGATTTTTCCTTATTGGGGATTTTTTAGATTACTTAAAAAGAGTTCTGGCAAACTTCTAATTGGGGCAAGTGTCGAAGTGTTATTTTGGATAATAGAGATGCAACTCGCTCATACGAAAGGTTTGCTTTGGCTAATATTAAAAAAGTCTGGCAAAGGTATAAATACTCAGTAG
- the lhgO gene encoding L-2-hydroxyglutarate oxidase: MQEFNSTDYLVIGSGIIGLSIGIALLESKPKIKVSIFEKESNLGMHASGRNSGVIHSGFYYSPESLKARFCADGNRELKALCKENNLLLKEIGKVVVTSNLNEVGRLETLYRRGLENKIELELLDANLLSKFEPAARTHGKFLWSPTTAIADPRSVIDFLALKFKKLGGVIITGNEVKLREFNGAVKAFTQNKEIPANYFVNAAGVHADQIARSIGIGTEFACLPFKGVYRVSRRLISSPKTLIYPVPHPINPFLGVHITLTLDGDIKIGPTAMPLFGREQYSATNHVEFGDIKDSLKSMLSLIKGKEYDLREILRGEIPKIMTKFLVRDIARIVPEIKDVKHWKKLKPGIRAQLVNLESGKLEQDFIVRKSHNSIHILNAVSPGWTSALPFGRWIANSI, translated from the coding sequence ATGCAGGAATTCAACAGCACGGACTACCTAGTAATTGGCTCCGGAATAATTGGTTTATCTATTGGAATCGCTTTACTTGAATCAAAACCCAAGATAAAAGTTTCCATTTTTGAAAAAGAGTCGAATCTTGGCATGCATGCATCCGGTCGAAATTCAGGAGTTATTCACTCTGGGTTTTATTATTCACCCGAATCTCTCAAGGCCAGGTTCTGCGCGGATGGCAATAGAGAATTAAAAGCTCTTTGCAAAGAAAATAACCTTCTCTTGAAAGAAATAGGAAAAGTTGTCGTAACTTCAAACCTGAATGAAGTCGGAAGACTAGAAACTTTGTATCGTCGAGGCCTAGAGAACAAAATTGAACTCGAACTCCTCGATGCAAATCTACTTAGTAAATTTGAGCCTGCTGCAAGAACTCATGGTAAATTTTTGTGGTCCCCAACTACTGCAATTGCAGATCCAAGGTCAGTGATTGATTTTCTTGCTTTGAAGTTCAAGAAGCTGGGTGGAGTTATAATTACAGGCAATGAAGTTAAACTACGAGAGTTTAATGGGGCAGTTAAAGCATTCACTCAGAATAAGGAAATCCCCGCAAATTATTTCGTTAATGCTGCTGGAGTACACGCAGATCAAATCGCACGAAGCATAGGTATAGGCACTGAGTTCGCATGCCTTCCATTCAAAGGCGTTTATAGAGTTTCTAGGAGATTGATTTCAAGTCCTAAAACTTTGATTTATCCAGTACCACATCCTATCAATCCATTTCTAGGCGTTCATATAACTTTGACTCTTGATGGAGATATTAAAATCGGACCAACGGCAATGCCTCTATTTGGTCGGGAGCAGTATTCGGCAACAAATCATGTGGAATTTGGCGATATAAAGGATTCTTTGAAATCTATGTTGTCCCTAATAAAAGGGAAAGAATATGACTTAAGAGAAATTCTTAGAGGTGAAATACCCAAAATAATGACTAAATTCTTAGTACGAGATATAGCAAGGATTGTTCCCGAAATTAAAGACGTTAAGCATTGGAAGAAACTAAAGCCAGGAATCCGCGCCCAGCTCGTTAATTTGGAATCAGGCAAACTTGAGCAAGACTTCATTGTGCGTAAATCCCATAATTCAATACACATACTTAATGCAGTATCGCCAGGCTGGACTAGTGCCTTGCCATTTGGGCGTTGGATAGCTAATTCTATTTAG
- a CDS encoding thiamine pyrophosphate-dependent enzyme has product MSQRLELAKEIQRSRAIQLDINKMIIAGEFQIPIHLGIGHEAIATSLVKILSAKDKLLLTHRNIHYHLALGASKNELIDEYRLKESGIAGGKLGSMNLMNPKARNIYTSNILGNNLAVSLGVGMASKIRGDGSVTWAITGDGAIEEGIFYESVLFASSVGLPIVFLVENNEWSLGTSIAERRSEIDLKTFAGSLSVDFLYLSENNPEKYVYELEAARRNVVKLSRPLIIEVAVHSLGGFYKEEELGSKRYINYHAGAIRIETDSNNVFERNSSDPMFAVLDDLELGK; this is encoded by the coding sequence ATGAGCCAGCGCCTTGAACTTGCGAAAGAAATTCAACGGTCACGTGCGATTCAATTAGATATAAATAAAATGATTATCGCTGGAGAGTTCCAAATTCCTATTCATTTAGGGATTGGACATGAGGCAATTGCTACTTCATTAGTGAAAATACTTAGCGCAAAAGATAAGTTGCTGTTAACTCACAGGAATATTCACTACCACTTGGCTCTTGGGGCTTCAAAGAATGAATTAATTGATGAGTATAGATTAAAAGAGAGTGGTATTGCAGGTGGAAAACTTGGGTCGATGAATCTAATGAATCCAAAAGCGAGAAATATTTATACATCTAATATCCTAGGAAATAATTTAGCAGTTTCTTTAGGCGTTGGAATGGCATCTAAAATTAGAGGAGACGGCAGCGTAACTTGGGCTATAACTGGTGATGGAGCAATAGAAGAAGGAATCTTCTATGAATCAGTTCTTTTTGCCTCTTCAGTTGGGCTGCCTATAGTTTTTCTCGTGGAAAATAATGAGTGGTCGCTTGGCACAAGTATCGCAGAACGTAGATCAGAAATAGACTTGAAAACTTTCGCAGGATCATTATCCGTTGATTTTTTGTATCTTAGCGAAAACAATCCAGAGAAATATGTCTATGAACTTGAAGCAGCCAGAAGGAATGTTGTTAAGTTAAGTAGACCGCTTATTATTGAAGTCGCAGTCCACTCTCTCGGGGGATTCTATAAAGAAGAAGAGTTAGGAAGTAAAAGATATATAAATTATCATGCTGGCGCTATTAGAATAGAAACCGATTCTAACAACGTTTTTGAGAGAAATTCTTCCGATCCAATGTTTGCTGTCCTAGACGACCTTGAGCTTGGCAAGTAG
- a CDS encoding class I SAM-dependent methyltransferase, whose product MRTSKRLLNANGPYEHGIWVNGNISLENVEEGAGTYLFFKRSFDLVEKISNKLLEIFSYEELTNKTILDIGCYDAWILHQLNLRFNFKRAVGVEPRLKNIQKGEYARIHYGIESKMEIFQGSIDSIGELFPETLFDIVLCLGTIHHVESTPAAITNISKKSSDILFIDSMVIEKPERDASNILRLLNLKDVVYLNSEYEWAIAAFKFESPYFDGSSFKNQIVNVPEQRLIIMALSSLGFKILDVSSPEENFYTKSYQKLRGVKESFVFARKEDAKVTKKENWVEKASVYESTFTFTTVDLEFLRKWITQLNLNDYYDFVLKSGDNKKVRFRSRIFFLYSKKPTVKSWKFLVNRLKISKETLEILTNISRAPIDKILLEIAKRAIKDQNYDVAVLALETILDRDNADWRSFYRSSYLLSIIYSIQNDSVKHQEMIQLLRISNSEWPLNQEVGLDWALANLNT is encoded by the coding sequence ATGCGAACATCTAAGAGGCTCCTTAACGCTAATGGTCCTTACGAACACGGTATTTGGGTTAATGGCAATATATCTCTGGAAAATGTTGAAGAGGGCGCTGGAACATATTTATTTTTTAAAAGATCATTCGACTTAGTCGAGAAAATATCCAATAAACTCTTAGAAATCTTCTCATATGAAGAATTGACGAATAAAACTATTTTGGATATCGGATGCTATGACGCCTGGATCCTCCACCAACTCAATCTTCGATTCAATTTTAAACGCGCAGTTGGAGTAGAGCCAAGACTAAAAAACATTCAAAAAGGGGAGTATGCTCGAATTCATTATGGAATTGAATCCAAAATGGAAATATTCCAGGGCAGCATAGATTCTATTGGGGAATTATTCCCAGAGACCTTATTTGATATAGTTCTATGCTTAGGAACCATTCATCATGTTGAATCAACGCCGGCGGCGATTACAAATATTTCTAAAAAATCTTCTGACATACTTTTTATTGATTCAATGGTTATTGAAAAACCAGAGCGAGATGCCAGTAACATTTTACGTTTGTTGAATTTAAAAGATGTAGTCTATTTAAATTCTGAATATGAGTGGGCTATTGCTGCATTTAAGTTTGAAAGCCCTTATTTTGATGGAAGCTCTTTTAAAAATCAGATAGTAAATGTTCCAGAACAGAGACTTATTATCATGGCTTTGAGTTCACTGGGTTTCAAAATACTTGATGTCTCATCGCCCGAGGAGAATTTCTACACAAAAAGTTATCAAAAGCTGCGTGGGGTCAAGGAAAGTTTTGTTTTCGCGCGAAAGGAAGATGCAAAAGTCACAAAAAAAGAAAATTGGGTTGAAAAAGCTTCAGTTTACGAGTCAACTTTTACATTCACGACTGTAGATTTAGAATTTCTGCGCAAGTGGATTACGCAGCTTAATTTGAATGATTATTATGATTTTGTCTTGAAATCTGGAGATAACAAAAAAGTGCGCTTTAGATCGCGAATATTTTTTCTCTATAGTAAAAAACCTACGGTAAAATCATGGAAGTTCCTGGTGAATAGACTTAAAATTTCCAAAGAGACTCTGGAAATCTTGACTAATATTTCTAGAGCCCCAATAGACAAAATTTTGTTGGAAATCGCCAAACGGGCAATTAAAGATCAGAACTACGACGTCGCTGTGCTAGCGTTAGAAACTATATTAGATAGAGACAATGCAGACTGGCGATCGTTCTACAGATCAAGTTATCTCTTATCCATTATTTACTCGATCCAAAATGATAGTGTGAAACATCAAGAAATGATTCAATTGTTGAGGATTTCAAACTCAGAATGGCCATTGAACCAGGAGGTGGGATTAGATTGGGCGCTGGCAAATCTGAATACTTAA
- a CDS encoding VOC family protein, producing MIENFRHIAFCVEDIDTATVFYKELGGTLVSSDLEEGVFIESLLGVPGVIIKTCKLHFKGGERLELMEFVAPQNKLDSESMPQTLMTKTGLHHIAFTVDNLEVAINIVIGHGGKVVGSVVRPDSEHSVHAVRSKHVYMIDPFGSLLHLAEDI from the coding sequence TTGATAGAAAATTTCAGACATATTGCTTTTTGTGTCGAAGATATTGACACTGCAACTGTCTTTTATAAGGAATTAGGTGGGACGCTTGTTTCGTCAGACTTAGAAGAAGGCGTTTTCATTGAAAGTTTGCTGGGCGTTCCTGGGGTCATCATAAAGACTTGTAAGTTACATTTTAAGGGAGGCGAACGGTTGGAATTGATGGAATTTGTTGCACCACAAAATAAGTTGGATAGTGAATCCATGCCACAAACACTTATGACTAAAACAGGACTTCATCACATAGCTTTCACTGTAGACAATTTGGAAGTTGCGATTAATATTGTAATTGGGCATGGAGGCAAGGTAGTAGGTTCAGTTGTTAGACCAGATTCTGAACACTCGGTTCATGCCGTTAGGTCTAAGCACGTTTATATGATCGATCCATTTGGTAGTCTCCTTCACTTGGCTGAGGACATCTGA
- a CDS encoding D-sedoheptulose-7-phosphate isomerase encodes MASHPYFDYLKGLLSISESDLNSAAESILECISNQNSIWIMGNGGSASTSEHFETDLSFIRKGNSFTKTKVSALTANSSLISAIANDIGYENIFSHQLFRRAESGDLCILISASGNSENLIKAASAAKEIGLRTLGLLGFDGGKLGQILDNSIIIRTEIGKYGPVEDIHLTICHALSEIVGRKLVSPGAL; translated from the coding sequence TTGGCTTCACACCCTTATTTTGATTATTTGAAAGGCTTGCTATCGATTTCAGAGAGTGACTTAAATTCCGCCGCAGAAAGTATTTTAGAATGTATTTCAAACCAAAACTCCATCTGGATTATGGGAAATGGTGGAAGCGCAAGCACATCTGAGCATTTTGAAACAGATCTATCATTTATCCGAAAAGGTAATTCTTTTACAAAAACAAAAGTGTCGGCATTGACTGCTAATAGTTCGCTAATCTCAGCGATTGCAAATGATATTGGATATGAGAACATATTTTCTCACCAACTCTTTCGAAGGGCTGAATCTGGTGATTTATGCATTCTAATTTCGGCTTCAGGTAATTCAGAAAATCTCATTAAAGCCGCGAGTGCAGCTAAAGAAATTGGACTTCGTACTCTGGGGTTGCTGGGATTTGATGGTGGAAAATTAGGTCAAATCCTTGATAATTCTATAATTATTCGAACTGAAATAGGAAAATATGGGCCGGTAGAAGATATACATCTAACAATCTGTCATGCGCTCTCTGAAATTGTCGGCCGTAAATTAGTTTCACCTGGTGCCCTTTGA
- a CDS encoding NAD-dependent epimerase/dehydratase family protein: protein MKILVTGNLGYVGTVTSVYLKNQGYDVTGLDNGFYRDCILVPIENEIFTKNKDIRDVEVSDFTGIDVVVHLAALSNDPIGELDPNLTLEINYLGAVRTAKMANKAGVEKFIFISTQSIYGISSSSEELDEDNSIKNPQTAYASSKWRAEQEILAMSDSSFISTALRPSTVFGWSPRLRSDIVFNNLILTGLKQKRIDVHSDGTPWRPIVHILDLARAIEVCIKANSERISGHSFNIGVLNGNFTVKQLAEAAQECLDGIPIAFKTENIVDPRSYKVSFERAQKELGFTAKVGLNAGGAEIVLESKKLIGEGIDLMDRKTNRLLQIKYLLENGLIDGSLRFKQ from the coding sequence ATGAAAATCCTAGTCACTGGAAATCTTGGATATGTAGGGACGGTTACCTCGGTATATTTGAAAAATCAAGGGTACGATGTTACGGGATTAGACAATGGATTTTATAGAGACTGCATACTTGTTCCAATTGAAAATGAAATTTTTACGAAAAACAAAGACATTAGAGATGTAGAAGTATCTGATTTCACGGGCATAGATGTTGTTGTTCACTTGGCCGCACTTTCAAATGATCCAATTGGTGAACTTGATCCGAATCTCACTCTTGAAATTAACTATTTAGGAGCAGTTAGAACAGCCAAAATGGCAAATAAGGCTGGTGTAGAAAAGTTCATATTCATTTCTACTCAAAGTATCTATGGCATATCGTCGAGCTCTGAAGAATTGGATGAGGACAATTCCATAAAGAATCCTCAAACTGCCTATGCATCCAGCAAATGGAGAGCGGAGCAAGAAATTCTGGCTATGTCAGACTCAAGTTTTATATCAACCGCACTTAGACCTTCGACTGTATTCGGCTGGAGTCCTCGGCTTCGATCAGATATCGTATTTAATAATTTAATTCTCACTGGGCTTAAGCAAAAAAGAATTGATGTACATTCAGATGGGACGCCTTGGCGGCCAATAGTTCATATTCTGGACTTAGCTCGGGCGATTGAGGTATGCATTAAGGCTAATAGCGAGAGAATTTCAGGACACTCATTCAATATAGGTGTTTTGAATGGAAATTTCACAGTGAAACAACTCGCTGAAGCAGCCCAGGAATGTCTCGACGGAATTCCTATCGCTTTTAAAACAGAAAACATCGTTGACCCAAGAAGTTATAAAGTTTCATTCGAAAGAGCGCAAAAGGAATTAGGTTTCACGGCTAAAGTGGGCCTGAATGCTGGCGGAGCTGAAATTGTTTTGGAATCTAAGAAATTAATTGGGGAAGGTATAGATCTTATGGACCGAAAAACTAATAGACTTCTGCAAATAAAATACCTACTTGAAAATGGTCTTATTGATGGCAGTCTCAGATTTAAACAATGA
- a CDS encoding class I SAM-dependent methyltransferase: MVLLMAVSDLNNDYVTIDKCRICNSSEIEEILDLGIQPLANNLREITDRSDEKKFPLILVRCKNCTSIQLSVNVNPKLMFQDYLWVTGTTETARKHCENLAQEVIKYSMDTAGVLEIGSNDGTLLREFRKLTSGQIHGVDPAKEISDSARANGINIHADFFNLDFATSFEKVFGTVDIVIARNVLSHVPDLINVMNGIDKLLSAEGIFIVEFHEASRILNEIHYDSIYHEHTFYHSIKSMTEAQSKVGLIPFDIMESPISGGSFVLISSRSARVPSQRLLDAIKREESLGVLSEDAWHNFATLATKNLEEINEFLTLNSEKKIRAFGASARSSTLMNAIGEKAKSLESIADNNPLKWGKLSPGNHLRIDSPKIAIQSDTEIVFICPFNFEGEIVKYLRDELKWHGEVFLPLPGQPRVYAI; this comes from the coding sequence ATGGTCTTATTGATGGCAGTCTCAGATTTAAACAATGATTACGTAACGATAGATAAGTGCCGGATTTGCAATTCCTCAGAAATCGAAGAAATTCTGGATCTTGGTATTCAACCGCTAGCAAATAATCTTAGGGAAATTACCGATAGATCTGACGAGAAGAAATTTCCGCTTATCCTCGTGCGGTGCAAGAACTGCACATCTATTCAATTGTCAGTTAATGTAAACCCAAAATTGATGTTTCAGGACTACTTATGGGTGACTGGAACAACAGAGACGGCACGTAAACACTGTGAAAATTTGGCCCAAGAAGTCATTAAGTATTCGATGGATACCGCAGGAGTGCTAGAAATTGGTAGTAACGATGGAACTTTACTTAGGGAGTTTAGGAAATTAACTAGTGGTCAGATTCATGGGGTAGACCCAGCTAAAGAGATTTCTGATTCAGCGAGAGCGAATGGCATAAATATTCATGCAGATTTCTTTAATTTGGATTTTGCAACCAGTTTTGAAAAAGTATTTGGAACAGTAGATATCGTAATTGCTAGAAATGTTCTTTCACACGTTCCAGACTTAATCAATGTAATGAACGGTATTGATAAGTTATTATCAGCTGAAGGAATCTTTATTGTTGAGTTTCATGAGGCATCAAGAATCTTGAATGAAATTCACTATGACTCGATTTACCATGAGCATACTTTTTATCATTCAATAAAGAGTATGACCGAAGCCCAATCCAAAGTTGGTCTGATTCCTTTTGACATTATGGAAAGTCCAATTAGCGGTGGATCATTTGTTCTAATCTCCTCCAGGTCAGCAAGAGTGCCCAGCCAAAGACTGCTTGATGCAATAAAGAGAGAGGAATCACTTGGAGTTTTGAGTGAGGACGCTTGGCATAATTTCGCAACATTGGCCACTAAGAATTTAGAAGAAATTAATGAATTTTTGACATTAAACTCGGAGAAGAAGATCCGTGCATTTGGTGCTTCCGCGCGGAGCTCTACCTTAATGAATGCGATTGGCGAAAAAGCGAAAAGCCTTGAATCTATTGCTGATAATAATCCCTTGAAGTGGGGCAAGCTTTCACCGGGTAATCATTTGAGGATAGATTCACCTAAGATCGCAATCCAAAGTGACACCGAGATCGTTTTTATCTGCCCATTC